Within the Polaribacter pectinis genome, the region GTGTAGATGTTTGGACTGCAGCTACAGACATTTCATGTGGTGAAATAATAACTTTTACATTTACGAACATTTCTTTAAATACAAATGGTGGTGATCAAGTAATTGCTTATCAAGGTACTTTAGCCTCTCCTTCTTTTGTGTATGCCTTAAATTCAAGAGGTCCAAGTGGTCAATGGCAGCCAATTTTTTTACCAGGAGAATCTAACGCTACAAAAAAATCCGCTCTACCTTTAGGTTTAGAAGATGGTGAAACAGCAGTAGCTTTAATACATCAAGATAATTACAAGTATAATGGTTCAACTGCTGGAACAAAAGCTCAAATTTTAAAAAGTATTTCAACCAAAGGTAATTGGATAGCTAATAATACTACAAACCAAACTTTTGGAGGTACCTTTAAATCTACTTATAGTGCAGGTACTTGGAGTATTCCTGGCTCAGAATTTGTGTTTACAATTATAGATGATAATTACACAGCTACTCCTTCTACAGAATTCGAAACATGTACTTGCCAAGTAAATTCAGGAAATACATTAACAGTAAATAATGGAGCAACAGTTACTGTAGATGAAGATATTAAAAACAATGGAACAATTATTGTGGAAAGTGGAGGTTCTGTTGTACAAGTTATATCAGATGGTATGAATTCTGGTACAGATTATACAGTAAAAAGAGAAACAAGTTCTCAATCTTCTGCCCACGTTTTTACTTATTGGTCTTCACCAATAACATCTGCAACTTTTGCAGCGGTTGCTACAAGTGCACATTTGCTTTATTCTTTTGATGCAGGTTCGCAAAGTTATATATTAGGAAGTCCTGCTACAGCTATGAACCCAGGAATTGGATATTCTTTAGAAGGGCCAAGTTATGGTACTTATCCAGGCCCTCAACTTGCAACTTTTACAGGCGCTCCATTTAACAATGGAGATATTCCTGTTGCTTTAGGTTTTACTTCCGATGGAAATGCAGATAACGATTGGAATTTAGTAGGAAATCCTTATCCTTCAGCAATTGATGCAGATACTTTTTTAGATGACAATGTTGCAAATATTGGTGGGACAATTTATTTTTGGACACATAATACCCCAGAAGATGGTACAGAAGCAAATACAGAAGATGATTATGCAATGTATAACAGTGTTGGTGGTGTTGGTGCAGGTAGTGCAGCAGCTACAGGAGGTGCAGTACCAGATGGTAATATAGCCTCTGCGCAAGGTTTTTTTGTACAAGCATTGTCTAGTTCTTTAAACTTTACAAATAGAATGAGAATTGCTGGGAATAATACTTCTTTCTTTAGAAGTAGTTCAACTAAAAAACAAAAAGAAGAAACCACAGATAGAATTTGGTTGAATATAAACAATGAAAAATCATTTAGTCAAATTTTAATTGGTTTTTTAGAGGATGCTACAGACAATGAAGACAATAAATATGATGGTATACGTTTTTCTGGAAAATCGAGCTTAAACCTATACTCAATTTTAAATGACAAGCACTTTGGTATACAAGGAAAATCTCCTTTAAAAGAATCTGAAATTATTCCTTTAGGTTTTTCTTCTGATACTTTTGGAGACTTTACCATTTCTATTGATAAAGTTGAAGGAAAAATAGAAAATACTACTGTTTATATAGTAGATAAAAATTTAGATATTGCTCACGATTTAAAATATTCAGATTATGTTTTTTCAACTTTTGAAGACGGAGAATTTAATGATCGTTTCTCTCTTGTTTTAATTGCTGAAGGTGGTAGTTTAGACGTTGATGATAATAGTGAGCTGGTAAATAATATTCAGATTCAAAATCAAACAAATAGACTTGTTTTAAAAACTTTAAATAACAATGTTATTACTAATGTGGCTATTTATAATTTATTAGGAGAAGAAATTTTTAAATCAGAAAATGATACTTCTAATATTATAATTGATTCTAAAAACTTAAAATCGAACTCTATTTTTATAGTGAAAACGATGTTGGAAAATGGCAAATTGTTAGTAAACAAAGTCTACAAAAACTAATTGATATTTAACAAAATTAAAAAGGGTTAAAACTGAATACGTTTTAACCCTTTTTTAATATATAATATTCTCTTCTAACGTATTTTAGATTTGATTTTTCTCATCTAATCTTTTGTCCATGTTAAAGATTAATTCTTCTTTTTGCTTTTCTAATTGATGAGGTAATTGTCCTTTTATTCTCATTTTCAGCTTTGTAATTAAGAAGAATAAAATAGGCACTACAATCAATGTTAAGAAAGTCGCGATTAACAATCCATAAATTACTGTTTTTGCTAAAGGTCCCCAGAAAACAACATTGTCACCACCCATATAAATATTGGCATCAAACTCGCTAAACAAGGTGAAGAAGTTAATATTTAAACCAATAGCTAAAGGAATTAATCCTAAAATAGTAGTAATTGCTGTTAATAAAACAGGTCTCAAACGTGCTTTACCAGCTTTAACTACAGATTCGAATAAACTGTTTAAAGGTAAATAATCTTCATCTGCAACACCATCTTGTATTTTTCTCCTGTCAATTAATAGTTGTGCATAATCTAATAATACAACTCCGTTATTTACTACAATTCCAGCCAGTGAAATAATACCAACCATGGTCATCATAATAACAAAAGGTGCTCCAGAAATAACCAAACCTCCAAAAACTCCAATGAAACTTAAAAAGATTGCCAACATTATAATTCCTGGTTTAGAAACCGAATTAAATTGGAAAATTAAGATGAAGAAAATCAACATTAAACCTGTAAAAAACGCACCAACCAAAAAGTTCATTTGTTTGTTTTGTTCTTCAATTTGTCCAGTATAATCAATTTTAATTCCTTTAGGCAAGTCTTTAAAATTCTTCATCGAATTCTGAATCTTCGCAACAACAGCACCAGCATCTGTTTCTCCAGGAGACAATGCAGAATAAACAGTTACTACTCTTTTTACGTTTTTATGTTTAATGGCACTAAAACCAGAACTATTGGTTTGAGTAGCAACAGCAGAAACAGGAATTTCTTTTATTTTACCAGAAGCTGGGTCTCTAAACGTTATTTTCTGATTAAAAACAGCACTTTTATCATACCTATCATCTTCGTTAAAACGAACATAAATATCGTAATCTTCTCCGTTTTCTTTGTAAATACCGGCTTTATTTCCAAAAATGGAAGCTCTTAATTGTTGCCCAACTTGTCCTGTAGAAACACCTAATTCACCTGCTTTTTTACGATCTACCAAAACTTGCATTCCAGGTTTCGATTTATTTACATCAATCTTTAATTCATCAACACCAGAAATACTTTGCGTATTTAAATAGTCACGCATTCTTTCTGCTGTAAAAATTAATTCTTCGTAATCTTCACCATTCAATTCTATATTAATTGGTGCACCAGCAGGTGGTCCATTTGCATCTTTTTCAACAGAAATTAAAACTCCAGGATAAATACCAACCAAAGCAGCTTGTACTTTCTGACGTAGAATTTCACTGTCTTCTCCATTTCTATATTTGTACTCACGCATAGAAGCAGTAATTTTTCCTTTATGAGGCATTTCTGCAGAAGAACCTCCATCTGTTTGTGGATTTCCTGCACCTTCACCAACTTGAGAAACTGTACTTTCTACCATGAAATTTTCACCATTTTTGATGTACATATCTTGGTTTAAAACACCGTAAACTTTCTGCTCTATTTCTTTAGTAATTTGGTTTGTTTTCTCAATATCTGTTCCTTCAGGATACTCGATATAAACAATAATTTGGTTTGGTTTGTTATCTGGGAAAAACTCGATTTTTGTTCTTTGTTCACCTACAGACCAACCAAAACCTGCAAATGCTACAAATAATAAAATAAAAGTTCCAGTAACTAAAACATAAGGAGTCCAGCCAGATAATGCTTTTTTCAATTGTCTTCCATACCAATTTTCTAAAGTAACCAACGTGTTTTTCTGAAAATAATTTGCAGCTTTTCTTAAGAATAGTCTATAAACCCACAACATAATTGCAGTGAAAATCATTAAAGTACCTAAAGCGTTGTATTCGCCTCCAAAGAAGAAAATGAACAACCCAATAATTGCCATAATACTTGTTAATTTGATAATGCTTTTTAATGGCATGTCTTTATCTTCTGTACTCATAAATTGAGAAACTAAAACAGAGTTAAAGAAAATCGCAACAAATAATGATGAACCTAAAACAATAGATAAAGTTATTGGTAAAATTACCATAAACTGTCCCATAATTCCTGGCCAAAGACCCAAAGGAATAAATGCTGCAACAGTAGTTGCAGTAGAAATAATAATAGGAAAAGCAATTTCTCCAATACCTTTTTTGGCAGCTTCAATTCTGGTCATTCCTTCTTCGTCCATTAATCTGTAGACGTTTTCTACAACCACAATTCCATTATCTACCAGCATTCCAAGTCCCATAATAAGACCAAAAAGTACCATTGTATTTAAGGTGTAGCCTAATCCGCCTAAAATCATTAAAGACATAAACATAGACATTGGTATTGCAAAACCAACGAAAATGGCGTTTTTAAAACCAAGGAAAAACATTAAAACAATTACTACCAAAATAACTCCAAAGATGATATTGTTTACCAAATCGTCTACTTGCCCAATTGTTTTTGGAGATTGATCGTTTGCAATAGTTACTTTTAAATCTGGTGGAAAATGATTTTGTTTTGCTTGTGCTACAATTTTACCAATTTTATCTGCTGCAGCAACCATGTTTTCACCAGATCTTTTCTTAACATCTAACATTACAACAGCTTCGCCATTTTCTCTTGCGTAGGTTGTTTTGTCTTTGTCTCTAAAGAAAATTTCTGCAACATCTTTTAAGTAAATAGGATTCCCATTTTCTGCCTTAATTACAAAATCTCCTAAATCAGATGGTTTTTCTATTTCACCAATAATTCTAATGGTTCTTCTTTGCTGACTTGTAATAAAATTACCAGCAGACATGGTTACATTTCCACGATTTATAGCGTTTGTAATATCATCGAAACTAACTTTTGCAGCCATCATTTTGTAAATATCTACAGCAACTTCTACTTCTTTTTCTTGTGCTCCACGAATATCTACTTTTTTAATTTCCGTTAAATCTTCAATTTCATCTTGTAAGTATTCTCCATATTCTTTCAGTTTTGCAACTGGGTAATTTCCCGAAATATTAATATTAAGAATCGGAATTTCTTCAGACATACTCAACTCAAAAACATTTGGTGTTACTTTTGCACCATTAAAAGTTGGCCAGTCTTCACCTGCTGTTTCTTGATCTATTTCGTCTTTTACCTTCTGTTTTGCATCTTTTACATCAATTTTCTCGTCAAACTCTACAGTAATAATAGAATAATCTTCTTGAGAAGTTGAGGTAA harbors:
- a CDS encoding efflux RND transporter permease subunit, whose amino-acid sequence is MADKNKQVDKEFKLSSWAINNKTTIYVAMFLILYLGISAYFTMPRENFPEINETKIYISSVYPGNTAEDIEKLVTNPLEDRLKSVSNVVKITSTSQEDYSIITVEFDEKIDVKDAKQKVKDEIDQETAGEDWPTFNGAKVTPNVFELSMSEEIPILNINISGNYPVAKLKEYGEYLQDEIEDLTEIKKVDIRGAQEKEVEVAVDIYKMMAAKVSFDDITNAINRGNVTMSAGNFITSQQRRTIRIIGEIEKPSDLGDFVIKAENGNPIYLKDVAEIFFRDKDKTTYARENGEAVVMLDVKKRSGENMVAAADKIGKIVAQAKQNHFPPDLKVTIANDQSPKTIGQVDDLVNNIIFGVILVVIVLMFFLGFKNAIFVGFAIPMSMFMSLMILGGLGYTLNTMVLFGLIMGLGMLVDNGIVVVENVYRLMDEEGMTRIEAAKKGIGEIAFPIIISTATTVAAFIPLGLWPGIMGQFMVILPITLSIVLGSSLFVAIFFNSVLVSQFMSTEDKDMPLKSIIKLTSIMAIIGLFIFFFGGEYNALGTLMIFTAIMLWVYRLFLRKAANYFQKNTLVTLENWYGRQLKKALSGWTPYVLVTGTFILLFVAFAGFGWSVGEQRTKIEFFPDNKPNQIIVYIEYPEGTDIEKTNQITKEIEQKVYGVLNQDMYIKNGENFMVESTVSQVGEGAGNPQTDGGSSAEMPHKGKITASMREYKYRNGEDSEILRQKVQAALVGIYPGVLISVEKDANGPPAGAPINIELNGEDYEELIFTAERMRDYLNTQSISGVDELKIDVNKSKPGMQVLVDRKKAGELGVSTGQVGQQLRASIFGNKAGIYKENGEDYDIYVRFNEDDRYDKSAVFNQKITFRDPASGKIKEIPVSAVATQTNSSGFSAIKHKNVKRVVTVYSALSPGETDAGAVVAKIQNSMKNFKDLPKGIKIDYTGQIEEQNKQMNFLVGAFFTGLMLIFFILIFQFNSVSKPGIIMLAIFLSFIGVFGGLVISGAPFVIMMTMVGIISLAGIVVNNGVVLLDYAQLLIDRRKIQDGVADEDYLPLNSLFESVVKAGKARLRPVLLTAITTILGLIPLAIGLNINFFTLFSEFDANIYMGGDNVVFWGPLAKTVIYGLLIATFLTLIVVPILFFLITKLKMRIKGQLPHQLEKQKEELIFNMDKRLDEKNQI